The proteins below are encoded in one region of Acidobacteriota bacterium:
- a CDS encoding ABC transporter permease, translating to MNPGEILRTSLSEIRYHKLRSSLTLLGIILGTLSITVMTSFLDGVVGAVWSGFTDLGFDGVMFVQDRDARDLRETAIFGRSRGLQPEDADVILARRDNVAAVAPVSYDQMIARRGETERKVRIMGVTEGYNVVRGRSLDSGRFFNDLDQNSYGRVCVLGYNLKKRLFGSEDPLGKTISLDSRPFRVVGVAQHLGNPLFNDDEMQEEMEGLYVPLATLRKFYQGDEAPITFMAVKAARLNPVEALRYE from the coding sequence ATGAACCCGGGAGAGATCCTCCGCACCAGCCTGAGCGAGATCCGCTACCACAAGCTCCGCTCGTCGCTCACCCTGCTCGGCATCATCCTCGGCACGCTCTCCATCACCGTGATGACCTCGTTCCTCGACGGCGTCGTCGGCGCCGTCTGGTCGGGCTTCACCGACCTCGGGTTCGACGGGGTCATGTTCGTGCAGGATCGCGACGCGAGAGACCTGAGGGAGACGGCGATCTTCGGCCGCTCGCGCGGCCTGCAGCCCGAGGACGCCGACGTCATCCTGGCCCGCCGCGACAACGTCGCCGCCGTGGCCCCCGTCTCCTACGACCAGATGATCGCGCGGCGGGGAGAGACCGAGCGGAAGGTCCGCATCATGGGCGTGACGGAAGGCTACAACGTCGTGCGCGGCCGCTCGCTCGATTCGGGGCGCTTCTTCAACGACCTCGACCAGAACTCCTACGGGCGTGTCTGCGTGCTCGGTTACAACCTCAAGAAGCGCCTCTTTGGCTCGGAAGATCCCCTCGGGAAGACCATCTCCCTCGACTCGCGCCCCTTCCGCGTCGTGGGCGTGGCGCAGCATCTCGGGAATCCCCTCTTCAACGACGACGAGATGCAGGAAGAGATGGAGGGGCTGTACGTGCCGCTCGCGACCCTCCGGAAGTTCTACCAGGGGGACGAAGCGCCGATCACATTCATGGCGGTGAAGGCCGCGCGGCTGAACCCCGTCGAAGCCCTGAGGTACGAATGA